A genomic region of Mesobacillus jeotgali contains the following coding sequences:
- a CDS encoding ABC-F family ATP-binding cassette domain-containing protein gives MITVQNVGLRYGDRKLFEDVNIKFTPGNCYGLIGANGAGKSTFLKILSGEIEAQTGNVSMTPGERMAVLKQNHFEYEDVEVLKVVIMGHARLYEVMQEKDAIYMKADFTDEDGMKAAELEGEFAELNGWEAESEAAILLKGLGIGEELHDKKMADIGGGEKVKVLLAQALFGKPDVLLLDEPTNHLDIAAIQWLEEFLINFENTVIVVSHDRHFLNKVCTHIADLDFGKIQLYVGNYDFWYESSQLALKMQSDTNRKKEEKIKELQAFIARFSANASKSKQATSRKKLLDKISLDDIKPSSRKYPYVGFTPDREIGNDLLRVDGITKTIDGVKVLDNISFIMNKDDKIALVGKNEIAITTLFKILTGEMEPDSGTFKWGVTTSQAYFPKDNSEFFEGCDLTLVDWLRQFSPKDDSESFLRGFLGRMLFSGEEVLKKASVLSGGEKVRCMLSKMMLSGANVLLLDEPTNHLDLESITALNNGMINFKGSMIFSSHDHQFVQTVANRIMEITPAGLIDKQMTYDEYLENEELQKQIAEMYA, from the coding sequence ATGATTACAGTTCAAAATGTCGGCTTGAGATATGGTGACCGCAAGCTTTTTGAAGATGTTAATATTAAATTCACTCCGGGAAATTGCTATGGTCTGATCGGAGCAAACGGTGCAGGCAAATCCACTTTCCTTAAAATCTTATCAGGAGAAATTGAAGCGCAAACAGGAAATGTTTCAATGACACCTGGTGAGCGTATGGCTGTTTTGAAGCAGAACCACTTTGAATATGAAGATGTCGAAGTGTTGAAAGTCGTCATAATGGGACATGCCCGTTTATATGAAGTCATGCAGGAAAAAGATGCGATTTACATGAAGGCTGACTTTACAGATGAAGACGGCATGAAAGCCGCTGAGCTTGAAGGTGAATTTGCTGAGCTTAATGGCTGGGAAGCAGAATCCGAAGCAGCGATTCTTCTGAAAGGCCTTGGTATTGGCGAGGAGCTTCATGATAAAAAAATGGCTGATATTGGTGGCGGAGAGAAAGTAAAAGTACTTCTTGCCCAGGCTTTGTTCGGTAAGCCTGACGTGCTTCTGCTCGACGAACCTACCAACCACCTTGATATCGCTGCGATTCAATGGCTGGAAGAATTCTTGATCAATTTCGAAAACACGGTTATTGTCGTATCCCACGACCGTCACTTCCTGAATAAAGTTTGTACTCATATTGCCGATCTTGACTTTGGCAAAATTCAGCTTTATGTCGGCAACTATGATTTTTGGTATGAATCAAGCCAGCTGGCATTAAAGATGCAGTCGGATACAAACCGCAAAAAAGAAGAGAAAATCAAGGAATTGCAAGCGTTCATCGCACGTTTCAGCGCAAACGCTTCTAAATCCAAACAAGCTACTTCCCGTAAGAAATTGCTTGATAAGATTTCTCTCGATGATATCAAACCATCATCCCGTAAATACCCATACGTTGGATTTACTCCTGACCGTGAAATCGGTAATGACTTATTGAGAGTTGATGGAATTACGAAGACAATTGACGGCGTAAAAGTTTTGGATAATATCAGCTTCATCATGAATAAAGATGACAAAATCGCGCTTGTTGGGAAAAACGAAATTGCGATTACAACTTTATTCAAGATTCTTACTGGTGAAATGGAACCGGATAGCGGAACTTTCAAATGGGGTGTAACGACATCCCAGGCTTATTTCCCTAAAGACAACTCTGAGTTCTTTGAAGGCTGTGACCTTACTTTGGTAGACTGGCTCCGCCAATTCTCACCAAAGGATGACAGCGAGAGCTTCCTTCGCGGATTCCTTGGACGAATGCTATTCTCCGGTGAAGAAGTATTGAAAAAAGCAAGCGTACTTTCCGGAGGGGAAAAAGTCCGCTGCATGCTTTCTAAAATGATGCTATCTGGGGCAAATGTCCTTCTGCTGGATGAACCGACGAATCACCTGGATCTTGAATCCATCACTGCCTTGAACAACGGCATGATTAATTTTAAAGGTTCAATGATTTTTTCATCCCATGACCACCAGTTCGTTCAAACTGTGGCAAACAGGATTATGGAGATCACTCCAGCTGGGTTGATTGATAAGCAGATGACTTATGACGAATACCTTGAAAATGAAGAACTTCAAAAACAAATTGCAGAAATGTACGCATAA
- a CDS encoding YuzL family protein: protein MSNKRKKDPSTIGLNSSQVEGQGTTVSETGSRTAASSRKKQKKG, encoded by the coding sequence ATGAGCAATAAAAGAAAAAAGGATCCATCGACAATCGGGCTGAATTCTTCTCAGGTTGAAGGACAGGGGACAACGGTAAGTGAAACAGGAAGCAGAACCGCTGCTTCCTCAAGAAAGAAACAAAAAAAGGGTTAA
- a CDS encoding YkuS family protein — protein sequence MARVGVEQSLTNISEALRERGHDVVELRSEADVQGCDCCVVSGIDSNVMGMQDVSIQGSVIEANGLSADEVCSQIDQKTGQNQ from the coding sequence ATGGCAAGAGTTGGCGTAGAACAATCTCTAACGAACATTTCAGAAGCCTTGCGTGAAAGAGGTCATGATGTCGTGGAATTACGCTCTGAAGCTGATGTACAGGGCTGTGATTGCTGCGTGGTTTCTGGTATCGATTCAAATGTAATGGGAATGCAGGATGTCTCAATACAAGGATCAGTCATTGAAGCAAATGGCCTTTCAGCTGATGAGGTTTGCAGTCAAATTGATCAAAAAACCGGACAGAATCAATAG